A stretch of Cucumis sativus cultivar 9930 chromosome 2, Cucumber_9930_V3, whole genome shotgun sequence DNA encodes these proteins:
- the LOC101204641 gene encoding pentatricopeptide repeat-containing protein At2g18940, chloroplastic, translating to MEGALFPNRCPLPVSRPIQPNQTLKFNSTTLPPPLPPPSPPSSSIPIDTLLQHLLHLSLSPNDSAHKLKPVNVAKKNVAHLPSLQISMDSTKKRRDGAQLKKLVLNSAPQFEYSDKEIRDGPLQFLSKKGICLLNSIAAEPFDSLNALFDSVKSELLEVDIVSLLKALDVLGKSERAILLFEWVVSNSVSGDVKLDSKAVELMIRILGRESKYSIALKLLDKIPIDKYSLDVRACTTILHAYSRNGKYKQAIAMFERMKDCGLSPSLVTYNVMLDVYGKMGRSWDKILDLLDEMRNEGLQFDEFTCSTVISACGREGLINEAKEFFVELKSSGYEPGTVTYNALLQVFGKAGIYSEALNILKEMEDNNCTLDSVTYNELVAAYVRAGFYEEGATVIDTMTRKGVMPNAVTYTTVINAYGRAGKEVKALQLFNQMKKSGCVPNVCTYNSILALLGKKSRSEEMIKILSDMRINGCPPNRITWNTLLAMCGDKGKHKFVNHVFREMKNCGFEPGKDTFNTLISAYGRCGSELDAAKMYDEMMKAGFTPCATTYNALLNALARRGDWKAAESVLLDMRNKGFKPNETSFSLMLHCYAKGGNVRGLERIGKDIYDGQIFPSWVLLRTLILANFKCRAVRGMERAFEELMKNGYKPDMVIFNSMLSIFAKNNMYERAQKMLDLIRESGLQPDLVTYNSLMNMYARRGECWKAEEILKGLIKSGESPDLVSYNTIIKGFCRQGLMQEAIRVMSEMTTRGICPCIFTYNTFVSGYAGRGMFAEVDEVISYMIQKNCKPNELTYKIIVDGYCKARKYQDAMDFIFGIKNIDDSFDNHSTQRLASHVRDMMNT from the coding sequence ATGGAAGGTGCTCTCTTCCCCAACCGATGCCCACTTCCAGTGAGTAGACCCATTCAACCAAATCAAACATTGAAGTTCAATTCAACgactcttcctcctcctcttcctcctccatCCCCGCCTTCTTCCTCAATTCCGATCGATACCCTTCTTCagcatcttcttcatttgtcTCTGTCTCCCAATGACAGTGCCCATAAGCTCAAACCTGTAAATGTTGCGAAAAAGAATGTTGCCCATTTGCCttctcttcaaatttcaatggATTCAACTAAGAAACGGAGAGATGGGGCTCAGTTGAAGAAACTCGTCTTGAATTCAGCTCCCCAATTTGAGTACAGCGACAAGGAGATTCGAGATGGGCCTCTTCAATTTCTCTCCAAAAAGGGTATATGCTTGCTTAATTCCATTGCTGCAGAGCCTTTTGATAGCTTGAATGCTCTTTTTGATTCTGTCAAGTCCGAGTTGCTTGAAGTTGATATCGTTAGTCTCCTGAAAGCGCTAGACGTTTTAGGTAAAAGCGAGAGAgctattttgttgtttgaatgGGTTGTGTCGAACTCTGTCTCGGGAGATGTGAAACTAGATAGTAAAGCTGTTGAACTTATGATAAGGATTCTTGGAAGAGAATCGAAATATTCAATTGCACTCAAGCTGCTTGACAAAATTCCCATTGACAAGTACTCGCTTGATGTTCGTGCTTGCACCACCATTCTTCATGCTTATTCTCGGAATGGCAAGTATAAGCAAGCCATTGCTATGTTTGAGAGAATGAAGGATTGTGGCCTTTCTCCAAGTTTGGTTACTTACAATGTCATGCTTGATGTTTATGGGAAAATGGGTCGCTCTTGGGATAAAATTTTAGACTTGTTGGATGAAATGAGAAACGAAGGTTTGCAATTTGATGAGTTCACTTGTAGTACTGTGATATCTGCGTGTGGAAGAGAGGGTTTAATAAATGAAGCTAAAGAATTTTTTGTTGAGTTGAAGTCCAGTGGTTATGAGCCAGGAACTGTCACTTACAATGCTTTACTTCAAGTGTTTGGAAAAGCTGGGATTTACTCAGAGGCTTTAAACATCTTGAAAGAAATGGAGGACAATAATTGCACCCTGGACTCTGTTACGTATAATGAGCTTGTAGCAGCTTATGTTCGGGCAGGATTCTATGAGGAAGGAGCTACTGTAATTGACACAATGACACGCAAAGGCGTGATGCCAAATGCTGTGACTTATACTACTGTTATAAATGCCTATGGCAGGGCAGGGAAGGAGGTTAAGGCATTACAATTATTTAACCAAATGAAGAAATCAGGATGTGTTCCTAATGTGTGCACATATAATTCCATTCTTGCTCTGCTGGGAAAGAAGTCAAGGTCAGAGGAAATGATAAAGATACTTAGTGATATGAGAATAAATGGCTGTCCTCCAAACCGAATAACTTGGAACACTTTGCTTGCCATGTGTGGTGATAAGGGGAAACACAAGTTTGTGAACCATGTTTTTAGGGAGATGAAAAATTGTGGATTTGAACCAGGTAAAGACACATTTAACACTTTGATTAGCGCGTATGGCCGTTGTGGGTCAGAGCTTGACGCAGCGAAGATGTATGATGAGATGATGAAAGCTGGATTTACACCATGTGCTACAACTTATAATGCGCTTCTGAATGCTTTGGCTCGGCGAGGGGATTGGAAAGCAGCAGAATCTGTCTTACTGGATATGAGAAACAAGGGATTCAAACCTAATGAAACCTCATTCTCATTGATGCTCCATTGCTATGCAAAAGGGGGGAATGTGAGAGGATTAGAGAGGATCGGGAAAGACATTTATGATGGTCAGATCTTCCCCAGCTGGGTTCTCTTGAGAACCCTCATTCTTGCAAACTTCAAGTGCAGAGCAGTTAGAGGAATGGAAAGGGCATTTGAAGAGTTGATGAAGAATGGATACAAGCCTGATATGGTTATATTCAACTCAATGCTATCAATTTTTGCTAAAAATAACATGTATGAAAGAGCGCAAAAGATGTTGGACTTGATTCGTGAAAGTGGACTGCAACCGGATCTTGTCACCTACAATAGCTTAATGAATATGTATGCCAGAAGAGGAGAATGCTGGAAAGCAGAAGAGATTCTCAAGGGACTTATAAAATCTGGTGAAAGCCCTGATCTTGTGTCGTATAACACCATAATCAAAGGCTTCTGCAGACAAGGGCTCATGCAAGAAGCAATAAGAGTTATGTCGGAGATGACAACTCGAGGGATTTGTCCTTGTATATTCACGTACAACACTTTTGTCTCGGGGTATGCAGGACGCGGAATGTTTGCAGAGGTAGATGAAGTCATAAGCTACATGATTCAGAAAAATTGCAAACCCAATGAACTTACTTACAAGATCATAGTGGATGGTTATTGTAAAGCAAGAAAATATCAAGATGCTATGGATTTCATCTTTGGGATCAAGAACATCGATGATTCGTTTGATAACCATTCCACACAAAGACTTGCTTCCCATGTAAGGGACATGATGAATACTTGA